A stretch of DNA from Serinus canaria isolate serCan28SL12 chromosome 14, serCan2020, whole genome shotgun sequence:
CCATCCCACAGATGGGCTGatcccacagcctgggcagcagggcagggggaattGTGCCCCActcaggtgagagcccacctgcagagctgccccagccctggggccagcacagggagggcatggagctgctggaccAGTCCAGAGGAGAcaccagagggatggagcagctgtgctgggaggagaggctgggggaggtgggattgttcagcctggaggagagacCAGGGGTCACCTAATTttggccttccagtacctggaGGAGAGCCCAcaggaaggatggagagagactcttgACAAGgaatggagggacaggacacagggaatggcttcccaaTGCCAGAGGGCAAGGAaggatgggatactgggaaggaattcctccctggagggtgggcaggccctggcaggggtgcccagagcagctgggtctgcccctggatccctggcagtgcccaaggccaggctggacagggctggagcagcctgggacagtgggaggtgtccctgccatggcagtggCACTGAGTGGTCTTCAAAGCTTCTCCCAGCACATTTCTTTATGTCATTGAACAGCACTTTGGGACTTGGCTTTCATTTTTAACTTCATACCTGGAGATCCAGCCAGGGTACAGCTTGTTCAGGATATCAGAATTGTCTTTTCTTGTCAGGTCAGAGTTTTACTCAAGTTTTTCACCTGAAGCTTGGTTGTGTTACAGAATGGATCCACTTTTACCTTTACTGCTATTTAAGTTCAAtcatattttgttattttggtttgttaTGCATTCCTTTAAACAGTCTTTTAAGTCAGGTGAACTTGCCTGTTCCATGTGTAGGATGTGCTGTTCAGTGACTGTACTAACAGGGAGCCCAGTTAATTTTACAGGACATTAATGTAGTTTATTCTTGTCTGGAAAAAAGCAACTTTCCCTGAGGGGTCTAGCTTTTCAAAGGGATTTGGTATTAATGCATGCCAATGCTTAatactttcttatttttatacTTGTATTTACATTTTGATGTGCACGTAGCAGTGATGATGTGACTTTTTCCCACAAATGGTTTCTTCTGTGACTACTGAATTCCCAGAGTTTCTCAAAATTAGTGTTTTATAGACTACAAAGGATGTGATTCTCAGTCccttcagcaaaggaaaaaaaaaaaagaaagaaagaaagaaaaacccgCTGAAAATAGCCTTGATATTTCAAGTTTGAGTTAAATTTTGAGCTGTTCTGAGTACTGCATCTTGAAGAAACaggatttaaaatgaaagtaaacAAAGCACTGGAAGTAGTTTATCCATGAGTCCTTGAGGAATGTTTCCCatgttatttttatactttCCAGTATTATTTCTGTAACATACTGATAGAATTCTTTACCTTTGCAACAGTTAATTTTTAAGTagcttgttttctttgcttcacCTGTATGATGTTGTTCCTGTCCCTAGTGATGTTTAAAGTTACCTTTCATTAAGATGGAATGTTTCCTGCAGCATGTATACTCTGCTGGCCAAGATGTGTAGCCAGGTGCTGTAAATAAGAGTGGTgacttaaataaaaatgcacacGTAAACTAATTTAAGAAGTACTACTGCTTATACAGCCTGTGAAGTGTCCCAGTTGTACCCAGAGGATTTGTGTGCTGTTCTCCATTGTACTGTGAGCACCAGCCCAGCATTTAATTAGCTGGATTCCCATTTGTGTGCTGCATTTGGGCAGGTTTGCTCAGTGCTCTGTGgtgttgtgctgctgtgggcagtgccagggctgtcctggggcaggggcaggggcagggtgtgctctgagcactgccctgctggtttgggtgctgtgtccaggtTCAGGGTCCTGCAGGCAGACAGGGGTTGGCCACATCACTTTGTCACCTCAGGACAGTGTCTGTGTTGGCTGTAgctcctgccagagctctgTTCCTGAGTgtcccaggagagctcagagctgccatcTGAGGCTGGGCACTCAGGTCTCCTTTCttggtgctgtgtgtgtgcctggaAGGTCTCCTTCCCTGGAATAACCAGGAATAACAGCTGGTTTGGATGTGTTGTCATGTTCTTTCCTAAACACAGACAAGATGATGATAATGGAAAGGCAGATGATGTTTCTGTTTCAAGCTCTGGTCTGGCGCTGGTGAGGTGGGGGAGGCCCTGTCCAGCAGGGCTGATGGCTTCTGCCACCTTTGTGTCTGAGAGGAAATGCAGCTGTCATTTGCCTCTCTCAGTTTCACCCACTCTCCCTGCTTCCTCTTTCAGcctccaccagcagctccaggcactgtCTGTGTTACCTCTGGAGCCCAAAATCTCATGACATTTGACAGATCTGTAGGTGGCTTGCATGGGCAGGACATCCATGGATAAATCTGTGGCTACTGGGATTGATCTGTGTTCTAGGGCTAAAAGAAAAACTGGGGCTTCAAGTGTTGAGTCAgaactgctggagctgggaatggctgtgggTTGTGTGTAATTCCTGAAAGGATCTCTCCCCAGTTCAGCTGTGTTGGAATGGTTTGGTAGGTGCTTTGTAAAAGCCAGGTGGTGCAGGCAGATACTGCTCAATTTAAAGTCCTTAATTGCCCTGGGCACACTAAGATTTTAAGTTGTTGGTATTGGagaattttttaattatatcaGTGGTCTGAACCCCGTCTCTTTACTTGTGTTTTGTGTGAACAGTTGTCTCCTCTTTGGAAAATCAACGTGCTTTGTCTAGAAGTAAAGCTGAAGAAGGGATACCTGTGGGctgggcttttcctgctgtttttagGACATTTGGCATGTTGTTTTAGTAGAGACACATAAATGAAGCTCATGGCTCGTAGTGCTTCTGAAACAGATCCAGGCCAGTGCCAAGATGGTTATTTTTAGAAATCTCCTAAGTAGCTCTTTATCAGGACACTTTGATTCCCAGTTTAGTTGTTGTCCTCACTGACATGGCCCATGTGCAAACTTGGCATGAAGGGCAGGGTTGATTGCTGCCCTGGTGTTTGCTCACCTCTGCTCTGGAACTCCTTGGGATAACCAGGTGGCTGTTCCACAGTGCAAAGATTTATTACTATAAACTGAAGTATTTCCAGCAGTACCTGCTTTGGCTGTggccagagctgagcaggagagcaggactgggctcctggcagggctccagTTTGGATTCCTCCCATCTGCCTTTGTCCTGGTGCATCtcacagcagagccacaaaGTTGTGTCCCAGCCAGAGCCCTTGGGAGCAAAAGGTGCCTCCAATAACCTGGGGGTGGCTCTCAGCTCTTGGGGCACTCAGGGAAGAAGGGAGCAGTTGGGATTTGCAGTGAGTGGTGATGAAGGTTGGATTCATTTGGGGAACATGGCCTTCGGTGTAACAGGTCTCCAGCTGTGGAATTTGTGGGTTTGGAAGATGAAGTTTGGTTCTTACAGTGGCacaggggaggagcaggatgtgACGGGGGCAGATGATGGATTGTGCCTGTGCTTAGGTTCAGTCAGAGCTGGGCCATGCTCAgatgctgctgtttgctcagtCAGGCAGCAGAGTCCTGGCTTGGAGGTGGAGCAGATGTGCTGTtcagagaggggagaggaacTTGCTGAAGTTTCAGGGCTGACTGCTCAACTTCTTAGTCAGTACAGTCCGAAATGAACTGGTTGTGGTTTCCCTGACTATATCCGCTTTTTTGTATAAATCAAACTTTTAAGGATGCATTAAATTGGTTCATTAAATGCCAAATGTGTAACAAGTAGGTTGTAATTGAAATGTGtcataaaagcagcagaattgcTAAGTCTCACATCCCCAGGCTGAGTTTGTAGCCAcgtccctgctccctgtgtgggGAATATGATTCAGACTAGACAGTGAGACTGAGCTGGCTCTGAGAGAAACCTGTCCTGACAAAGGCATCCAAGGACTGGGTTTACAGCACTGAGTGCTTTGGGGGCTGTTCTCTCATTTGCTGAAGTAACACTTCTGtgattttcttgctttttttttgtaggcATGCCTCCCATTCGGGACTTGGTGAGCCACTCCCCTAACCAGTCAGGTTAGCTACTTGCATCTCACCTGCTTTTGCACTCCGTGTTTGTGCTGGTTACATGTTTCACACtattttgtctggttttttttgatttttgtttttattctttggcTTATGCTTTTCATTGGCATGGGTGTGTGAATGACTGCAGAACACTTTCTCTGTGCCATCGCATACTAATTTGGTTTAACATTTCTAATTAAGTCAGAATTCATACTAAGAGTTTTTGTCACCTTAGCATTAAGgtactggggttttttttacgTTTATGCTTCCATGCTGACTTGCCTCTTATGGTATTGAACAACCTGTGCAAGCTTGTGTTTCCCATCAGAGACGTGTCACACTGTGGAGGAGATCATGTCTTGATTGTTTGCTAAAAGCTCAGGACTGTATTTACTAAAATGCATTTGTTCATAAGGCCCAAAGGTGCAGTGATTGGCAAGGTATGGTATTGACAGCCTGGGGGTGCCAggtgtgctggagcaggaaaaggaggcaGAGGGTGCAAGATTCAGGTATTTCATAATTTACGCTTCTCAATCCTGTTTATTTAGCCCATGTGATGacaagctgctttttaaaatacatacagTTTTTTGCAAATGTTTCCTGCAGGATAACTCATAGCTGGAaagcattaaattaaaaattactgaaagcAATCTTAGCAGATTACAGAATTTTAAGAAACTCGGGTTTGTGTAAATGTTTTTTTTGTCAAGGATTTAAGCAGCAAAAGTTCAGTTGCAACTTTAAATAgttttgggaagaaaagcaagagtGGGCTGTTCTGGCTCCTTGTGCTGTGCACCAAATGCAGGGTGTTGTCACAtgtcatttttcagttttgaggGTGTTCTGTGGTCTCTGCCAGATACAAAAAGTCAGAGCTGGTATCTGCTTGCTCAGTGTTTGAAGTGCACGAGCTGTGAGGTTCCAGAGCAGTGGCTCGTGCTAGACATCACTGACACGTTTATGTCCAGGAGAAGGACTGTTGGTCTAAGTGGTTTTGTAAATAGTGGGAGAAATTCAGCTGAGTGGAAGTTAATCACTGCATGCTGCTTGTGGATCAGCTCTGCACAAACTGCAGCTAAATTCGGGTAACAGAATTGGAATAAATACCCATTTCTTCatgtgttctgctgctgtgcaaatTAGAGGTTGTTTTACCATTTCCCTCTGACTTGTAGTCCTAACCTGCATCTCTCAGTGCTGAATTCAGGCTGTTTGCCATCTGTGTGCCTTCGTGTTGCTTTTAAAAGGGACGCTGTTGCTGGGATGGTGTTTGTGTGATCAGGATCTTGTTCTGTGCCATTGGTTCTCTCGCTCCCACGAGTGCACACAGCTCTTTGACCAGTCCCTTAGTGCAGGTTTAATGTCCTTTTTTAGAATACTGGGGTGAGAGCTGAAACCCTGAAGTTTTGGGCAGTTGTTCAGCCACGGCCGTGTCCTTGTGGTGCCACACGAAGGGGCAGGCTCTGGGTTATGCTCAGCCAAATCCCTGCTCTCCCAAGGGTGGTGGTGGCTCTCCAGGACTGTGCAGCTGCCACACACTGTCACAGCACTCTGTCTGCCTGCCAAGGGCTTTGCCTCTCCTCCTGGTCCAAACTGCTGGGCCTCCATCCTTGTTCCTCTCCGTGatgtgccaggggctgaggagcaTGGGGtgatccctgctctgggctgctccagctctggcagccaggctcTTGCACTCAGTTCTGGTTCACTGTAGGATGAGTAATATTGatattgattaaaaattaattaaaaataggcTTGTGCATCAGTGCATTCTGAAAGCAGAACTTGAGATGGGTCTTGTGCTTTTTGTGCCAAGCTGTtattgtaaaaaagaaaataccttgAATAACTTGTACTGAGGACTGCTATACAACATCTGTAGCAGGGGTGGGAGGGTGTGTGTTCTCTGGCTGCAGTCACACAGCACTTGGTACTGCTGGGCCAGGGCCATGCCCTCTTGGAATTTCTGCCTTTCAGTGTGTCTTCGGGTTTTATTTACTATTGTGGTTTTTAATATGTATCTGTGTTTTAGAAAATACTTTGTATATGGTGATACAGAGtatccttttaaaaaacatttttgttgaAGAAAAAGACTTTTAGGAGTCTAAAGTTTTCTGAGGTTTttgtgagagcagctctgcatgcTGGGAGATGTTCTGGATGGTGCCTGGCAGCCTTTGGGCAGCTGTACTTTGAGCTTTCTCTGTCACTTTCCATGACTGTAGCTTTAACAGAAGCAAAAtaataagcaaaataattcCTGGCTTAATGtctttacacatttttttcccctcttctgctTAATGAAGTAATAATACTAAACTGATAATAATGCTCTTGGGCTTTCCTTCTTCATTCTAGATCTGAACCACAGTGGTCTAGGATCCCATTATGAAAATTCTCACTGGGGACCAGTCTCTTCAAATAGTGACTCCAGCACAAACTGGGATAAAGTTATCGTAGACGGCTCTGACAAAGAAGCATGGCCATCAATCACTGGCAGTGACCCAGAGCTGACTCCAGAATGTATGGACACTGactctgcctccagctctgggtcGGAGCGGAACCTCGTGATCATGGCTTCAGGGAGCGCGGCAGGAGAGGGCGACGGCATTCGCAACGGCCTCGGGCACGGGGCTCAGAACAAGTTTGTGGTTGGTAGCAACAGCAATAATGTGGGCAATGGAAGTATTAATGGGCCCTGGGGGTTGTCCCATGGGTCCATAATAAGCACATGTCAAGTTTCTGTGGATGCTCCTGACAGCAAATCTGAAAGTAGCAACAATAGAATGAATGCTTGGGGCACCATAAGCTCTTCATCAAATGGAGGGTTAAATCCAAGCACTTTGAATTCAAATGGCAACCATGGTGCCTGGTCCGTGTTGGAGAACAGTGGACATGCCCTGAAAGGGTCCGTGGGGAGTGGGAGTCCTGGCACAAGCATTCAGTGCAGTACCATAGGTCAGATGGCCAACAGCCAGAGTATTAACTCGAAAGTGGGTGGCTCGGCCCACGGTTCCTGGGGAAGCCTTCAGGAAAGTTGTGATTCTGAAGTAAATGGTACAAGGAATGTTTCATTCAGTGGGCAACCTCAAAACCTTAACACTGAAATGAATGGACCAAATAACACTACTAACTTTATGACCTCTAGTTTACCAAACTCTGCTGGTTCGGTGCAGATGAGCgagctgcccagcactgcagggcccGGGGCCTGGCGCGTGAGCACAATGAATCATTCTCAGATTCAGGCCTCTCCGGTGGCAAACGGCACTTCCATCTCTCACCTGAGCAACGGGGAGGCCAAAACCGGCGGCTCTTACGGTACTACCTGGGGTGCCTATGGCTCTAGTTACTCTGGAGACAAATGTCCAGGCCCAAACAGCCAAGCTAATGGTGACACTGTGAATGCAACTCTAATGCAGCCGGGCGGCAGCGGGCCCGGCAGCACTAACTTTCAAATCAACGGGAATAAAGGCGGAGGGGTGTGGGAGGCAGGGGCCGTCGGCTCCCAGAACGTGCCGTGGGGAAACGGGAGCGGCGCGAGCGCCGGCgggagcaggagaggatggggcagccccGCACAAAGCGCCGGCACCAACATGTCCAACGGGGAATGGAGCAAGCTGCCCGGCAGTCAGCATTCCAATGAGGGCGTCAATGGAAACAGCAGGAAGTTTACAAATGGATGGAAGTCtactgaggaggaggagctcagcagccagagttctgctgcctcccagatggctgagcagagcagcacgTGGGCCAAACCAGGTACGGGGGACAGCGAGGGGAGCTCGGAGAGCGCCGGCTGCCACGAGGACAGAGCAGCTACCGAGGGCCAGAACCGAGAGAGGAGGAAAGTTGACCAGCACACGTTACTCCAAAGCATAGTGAACAGAACTGACCTAGATCCGCGTGTCCTTTCCAACTCCGGGTGGGGACAGACTCCAATCAAACAGAACACTGCCTGGGACACCGAAACATCGCCGAGGGGTGAACGAAAAACTGACAATGGGACAGAGGCCTGGGGGGGCTCTGTGACACAGACTTCCAGCTCAGGGGGGTGTGTGGATAGACCTAGCCCTAATAATAACGATACCTCATCTGTATCGGGGTGGGGAGATCCAAAGTCTGCTACTAGGTGGGGAGACTCCAAAGGGTCAAACAGCCAAGGGGGGTGGGAAGAAGATTCTGCTGCTACAGTAATGGTCAAGAGCAATCAATCATGGGGAAGTGGCAAAGAAGAAAAGTCGTCCTGGAATGACACGCCGAAGATgaagcagggatggggagatgGACAGAAGGCCAGCCAGGGTTGGGCAGTGTCTGCTGGTGATAGCTGGGGTGAAAACTCCAGAAGTAACCACTGGGGTGAGGCAAAGAAATCCAGTTCTGGAGGCAGCAACAGCGACAGGTCGGTGTCTGGTTGGAATGAGCCGGGTAAATCAAATTCTGTTACTTGGGGAGGCAACAATGCGACCCCAAACAACTCTTCAGGATGGGATGAGCCTGCAAAGTCCaaccagagccagggctggggagacCCTCCGAAATCCAATCAGCCTCAAGTCTGGGGGGACTCGTCAAAGCCAATCAACTCTCCCGAGTGGAACAAACAAGATGTTGGCTCTTGGGGAGCCCCATCTGCCACGAACAAGCCCCCGGGGTCGGGCTGGCTGGGGGGGCCAATGCCAGCCCCAGCCAAGGAGGAGGAGCCCACGGGCTGGGAGGAGCCATCCCCCGAATCCATTCGCCGCAAGATGGAGATTGATGATGGAACTTCTGCTTGGGGTGATCCGAGCAAATACAACTACAAAAATGTGAATATGTGGAATAAAAATGTCCCTAACAGTAGCAGCAGTTCAGACCAGCAAGCACAGGTACATCCGCAGCTACTGCCTTCAAGTGCCATGTCTAGCAAGGAGAGCAGTTCGGGTTCTGGTAAGCCTGGCTTTTACCCAAACTTGTGTTTTCTAGTGACTATAAAGCTCTTTTTTAGTCTTGCTTCTTAGAACACTGTTTTAGTTGCAAAGTGGCAATGAAGTACAGTTTCTGTTTGTTAAAGAAATGAACAGCATTGTCACAGAGCATCAATGTGTTTGTACAGACTGGGAGATCTGCTCTAGTTTTAAATAACTGCAGTAATAAGGGCTAAACAGCTCTGCTTGACTTCTGGGGAGTGGGAACACAGGGAAAATACTCAAAATAGTATCTGAGGATTGAAATACTTTCCTAAATGATTCTAAACCAGATAAAATCTAATTTTGCCAAtgaggcttaaaaaaaaaagaagcatgtTGAGCTTGTGCAGGACAGAATGAGGGGTGATGGGTTTATAAGGATTTGGTATCAGACTTTCTGGTCTTGTAGCTTCATGACCAGTGAATAATGATTTTGGAGAGGAACTTAATGGGatataggaaatattttatgctgTGTCTCTTTTTAAGTGCCAGATAGGGTCAGTTACATGTAACGAGCAGCTCTTAGATTAATATCTTAGAAATTTGTATTATCAGAATGTAATTctgtaaatacaaaatttgtattcttgtgattatttttattaatggaaCAGCTTGCAGTTGTAACAATGACCCtcacacaaaaggaaaatatgtgcTTTTTACTGTATGTTAAGCAtatggaaaaggcaaaacactCGAGTCTCTTTAGGTAGCTCTAGAGCCCTGTTCAGAACGATGCCAATAACTCCCCCTGCTTTGCCAAGGTTGGGGAGAGCCTTCTGCTCCAGCCACCACTGTGGATAACGGGACAGCGGCGTGGGGCAAGCCCATGGACACTGGGACCAGCTGGGGAGAGCCTGTCAGCGATGCAGGAGGCACCTCGGGCTGGGGAAACACTTCCCTTGGGCAGCAGCCTCCAAACAAGCCTGGTGAGTGCTCTCAGCGTGCTTGGGAAGGCTGAAATCCCTCTCTGGAGGCTTGGTGTTTTCCAGGGGTTTTTACCTTGCAGTAGGCATCGAGCTGTGTGGTGGAGCTGCTACTGGAATGTTCACTGCTGGGTTCTTTCACCACCAGGGCCTAAATCTATGCAAGATAGTTGGTGTGGAGATGACATGCCATTGAGTGGCAGTCGTCAGACcagctgggaggaagaggaggatgtgGAGATTGGAATGTGGAACAGCAGTTCCTCACAAGAAGCGAACCCCTCGCTGAACTGGCCACCCTACATGAAGAAAATGCCCACAAaggtgaggagcagcccagggcaagGCTGGCAGTCATCTCTGATTACTGCACTTACACATGACACTTTACTTTTCATTCTTAACACGTGGTGATGTGGTTAAAGTCGGATCTGAGTATCACAGgaattcctttctgtttttaaggGAATGATGAAAGGTGGAAATAAGCAAGATGAAACATGGATCAATCCATTCATTAAGCAATTCACAAATCTCAGTTTTTCAGTAAGTATTTGTCTCTGTCTGGCTTTGCTGCCTTTCCACAGGGCTTGTTACAATGTGCAGACATTGAAATGCTCAATGGCCAAGTGTTCATTTTCAtcatggttttctttttacttgtGTTTGTCTCCCCTGTCACCCATCGTTCCTTTTTCTGTGCATTCTTATTGCAAAAAGAGCTCTTTATTGATGAAAAGTGGTTTTGTAACCACTACCCAGGTATTCATCCCATAGCCTGATGCTTTACTGCATTTACTAGGAGTTCTGGTGGGGGAACCTGTTCTTGACTGGATAGCAACTCAAGGGAGGAAATGCTTTAAAGTAGCAcctgattgatttttttcttgcagttttgaATTGTAATAGTGTGCAGGAATCTCTTTgttttatcttaaaaattaaataactgtgatttattttattacttcagAGAGAATCACCAGAAGAAACCATACAGAGCAATAAGATGGACATGTCTGGAGGTAAGAACAGTAGAACCAAGCTGGgctttattgctttttcttctatACTCTCTTTTACCTTATATCCTTcagtaaattacatttttgaaatGATATGTAGTGTATATATAGCTATATGTAGTTAAGTATATATTTCCCTAAAGAAAAGGAATGTCCTTGTAGAGAAGagtatttgtgtgtgtgagtaATGCTGCACACAGAATCACCTGGTTGCTATAGGAATACTGGCCACGTATCAAGCTAAGCTTATCCATATTTATATATGTTAAACTGACATGAGAGGATGTTTTCAGGGTGTGGTGGGTTTGTTCCTTGTAATATAAATATCTTGATTGCCCTCTGGGCACCTCCACTGGGTATAAACAGAAACATACCAAATCCCACACTGGCTCATTGGGTTCATTCTTGGAAACATGTGTTCAGTTCTAAGAACTGCATTAAGACTGAACTGctattttagaaatgtttaaaaCTCAGTG
This window harbors:
- the TNRC6A gene encoding trinucleotide repeat-containing gene 6A protein isoform X1: MRELEAKATKEAERKLSRAFLPHLCGTERRDLVQEEEEQLMEERKKRKEDKKKKEAAQKKAIEQKIKVPEQTKTSVSQPQPVTSNGTSPGTSTPNNAKRAPASSQQQPLPRYPPREVPPRFRHQEQKQLLKRGQQLPGIAANLGSTPKAFHGQAGGSTGTNNQPVTNGEVPNSSKKQPGMPPIRDLVSHSPNQSDLNHSGLGSHYENSHWGPVSSNSDSSTNWDKVIVDGSDKEAWPSITGSDPELTPECMDTDSASSSGSERNLVIMASGSAAGEGDGIRNGLGHGAQNKFVVGSNSNNVGNGSINGPWGLSHGSIISTCQVSVDAPDSKSESSNNRMNAWGTISSSSNGGLNPSTLNSNGNHGAWSVLENSGHALKGSVGSGSPGTSIQCSTIGQMANSQSINSKVGGSAHGSWGSLQESCDSEVNGTRNVSFSGQPQNLNTEMNGPNNTTNFMTSSLPNSAGSVQMSELPSTAGPGAWRVSTMNHSQIQASPVANGTSISHLSNGEAKTGGSYGTTWGAYGSSYSGDKCPGPNSQANGDTVNATLMQPGGSGPGSTNFQINGNKGGGVWEAGAVGSQNVPWGNGSGASAGGSRRGWGSPAQSAGTNMSNGEWSKLPGSQHSNEGVNGNSRKFTNGWKSTEEEELSSQSSAASQMAEQSSTWAKPGTGDSEGSSESAGCHEDRAATEGQNRERRKVDQHTLLQSIVNRTDLDPRVLSNSGWGQTPIKQNTAWDTETSPRGERKTDNGTEAWGGSVTQTSSSGGCVDRPSPNNNDTSSVSGWGDPKSATRWGDSKGSNSQGGWEEDSAATVMVKSNQSWGSGKEEKSSWNDTPKMKQGWGDGQKASQGWAVSAGDSWGENSRSNHWGEAKKSSSGGSNSDRSVSGWNEPGKSNSVTWGGNNATPNNSSGWDEPAKSNQSQGWGDPPKSNQPQVWGDSSKPINSPEWNKQDVGSWGAPSATNKPPGSGWLGGPMPAPAKEEEPTGWEEPSPESIRRKMEIDDGTSAWGDPSKYNYKNVNMWNKNVPNSSSSSDQQAQVHPQLLPSSAMSSKESSSGSGWGEPSAPATTVDNGTAAWGKPMDTGTSWGEPVSDAGGTSGWGNTSLGQQPPNKPGPKSMQDSWCGDDMPLSGSRQTSWEEEEDVEIGMWNSSSSQEANPSLNWPPYMKKMPTKGMMKGGNKQDETWINPFIKQFTNLSFSRESPEETIQSNKMDMSGGLLQDKRMEMDKHGLGVGDYNRVVGKGPGSRPQIPKESSMDRGPYFDKNGNPSVFGVGNIAAQPRSMQQPPAQPLNSSQPNPRAQVPPPLLSPQVPVSLLKYAPNSGGLSPLFGPQQVAMLNQLSQLNQLSQISQLQRLLAQQQKAQPQRSVPSGGRQQQEQQGRSLSMQQQMMQQSRQLDPNLLMKQQTPPSQQQSLHQPSMKSFLENVMPHTTPELQKGPSPINAFSSFPLGMNSNLNVNLDMSSIKEPQSRLRKWTTVDSISMNTSLDQNSSKHGAISSGFRLEDSPFVPYDFLNSSNSPASPPGSIGDGWPRAKSPNGSSSVNWPPEFRPGEPWKGYPNIDPETDPYVTPGSVINNLSINTVREVDHLRDRNSGSSSSLNTTLPSTSAWSSIRASNYNVSLSSTAQSTSVARNSDSKSTWSPGSVTNTSLAHELWKVPLPPKSITAPSRPPPGLTGQKPPLSTWDNSLRLGGGWGNSDARYTPGSSWGESSSGRITNWLVLKNLTPQIDGSTLRTLCMQHGPLITFHLNLPHGNALVRYSSKEEVVKAQKSLHMCVLGNTTILAEFASEEEISRFFAQGQSLTPSPGWQSLGSSQSRLGSIDGSHSFSNRNDLNHWNGAGLSGTSSGDLHGTSLWGSPNYSTSLWGAPSSSDTRGISSPSPINAFLSVDHLGGGGESM
- the TNRC6A gene encoding trinucleotide repeat-containing gene 6A protein isoform X3, encoding MRELEAKATKEAERKLSRDLVQEEEEQLMEERKKRKEDKKKKEAAQKKAIEQKIKVPEQTKTSVSQPQPVTSNGTSPGTSTPNNAKRAPASSQQQPLPRYPPREVPPRFRHQEQKQLLKRGQQLPGIAANLGSTPKAFHGQAGGSTGTNNQPVTNGEVPNSSKKQPGMPPIRDLVSHSPNQSDLNHSGLGSHYENSHWGPVSSNSDSSTNWDKVIVDGSDKEAWPSITGSDPELTPECMDTDSASSSGSERNLVIMASGSAAGEGDGIRNGLGHGAQNKFVVGSNSNNVGNGSINGPWGLSHGSIISTCQVSVDAPDSKSESSNNRMNAWGTISSSSNGGLNPSTLNSNGNHGAWSVLENSGHALKGSVGSGSPGTSIQCSTIGQMANSQSINSKVGGSAHGSWGSLQESCDSEVNGTRNVSFSGQPQNLNTEMNGPNNTTNFMTSSLPNSAGSVQMSELPSTAGPGAWRVSTMNHSQIQASPVANGTSISHLSNGEAKTGGSYGTTWGAYGSSYSGDKCPGPNSQANGDTVNATLMQPGGSGPGSTNFQINGNKGGGVWEAGAVGSQNVPWGNGSGASAGGSRRGWGSPAQSAGTNMSNGEWSKLPGSQHSNEGVNGNSRKFTNGWKSTEEEELSSQSSAASQMAEQSSTWAKPGTGDSEGSSESAGCHEDRAATEGQNRERRKVDQHTLLQSIVNRTDLDPRVLSNSGWGQTPIKQNTAWDTETSPRGERKTDNGTEAWGGSVTQTSSSGGCVDRPSPNNNDTSSVSGWGDPKSATRWGDSKGSNSQGGWEEDSAATVMVKSNQSWGSGKEEKSSWNDTPKMKQGWGDGQKASQGWAVSAGDSWGENSRSNHWGEAKKSSSGGSNSDRSVSGWNEPGKSNSVTWGGNNATPNNSSGWDEPAKSNQSQGWGDPPKSNQPQVWGDSSKPINSPEWNKQDVGSWGAPSATNKPPGSGWLGGPMPAPAKEEEPTGWEEPSPESIRRKMEIDDGTSAWGDPSKYNYKNVNMWNKNVPNSSSSSDQQAQVHPQLLPSSAMSSKESSSGSGWGEPSAPATTVDNGTAAWGKPMDTGTSWGEPVSDAGGTSGWGNTSLGQQPPNKPGPKSMQDSWCGDDMPLSGSRQTSWEEEEDVEIGMWNSSSSQEANPSLNWPPYMKKMPTKGMMKGGNKQDETWINPFIKQFTNLSFSRESPEETIQSNKMDMSGGLLQDKRMEMDKHGLGVGDYNRVVGKGPGSRPQIPKESSMDRGPYFDKNGNPSVFGVGNIAAQPRSMQQPPAQPLNSSQPNPRAQVPPPLLSPQVPVSLLKYAPNSGGLSPLFGPQQVAMLNQLSQLNQLSQISQLQRLLAQQQKAQPQRSVPSGGRQQQEQQGRSLSMQQQMMQQSRQLDPNLLMKQQTPPSQQQSLHQPSMKSFLENVMPHTTPELQKGPSPINAFSSFPLGMNSNLNVNLDMSSIKEPQSRLRKWTTVDSISMNTSLDQNSSKHGAISSGFRLEDSPFVPYDFLNSSNSPASPPGSIGDGWPRAKSPNGSSSVNWPPEFRPGEPWKGYPNIDPETDPYVTPGSVINNLSINTVREVDHLRDRNSGSSSSLNTTLPSTSAWSSIRASNYNVSLSSTAQSTSVARNSDSKSTWSPGSVTNTSLAHELWKVPLPPKSITAPSRPPPGLTGQKPPLSTWDNSLRLGGGWGNSDARYTPGSSWGESSSGRITNWLVLKNLTPQIDGSTLRTLCMQHGPLITFHLNLPHGNALVRYSSKEEVVKAQKSLHMCVLGNTTILAEFASEEEISRFFAQGQSLTPSPGWQSLGSSQSRLGSIDGSHSFSNRNDLNHWNGAGLSGTSSGDLHGTSLWGSPNYSTSLWGAPSSSDTRGISSPSPINAFLSVDHLGGGGESM